In Bacillota bacterium, the DNA window CCTCGAGTGGTCCTGCACGTTCGACAACGCTCTCGGCCTGTATCTTCGCGTATAAGTGGCGGACTTGTTCCGAGAGCTCTTCCCAGCGTATTTGCTCATCCTCGGAAAGATAGACAGGATGCGGCCAGTACCAGTAAGGAGTCAGGATACCGTCCCGGATACCATCTCTCAGCGTATATGGGGGAGGCACCATGCCGCCGAAATAGTCCATCAGGACTTTGGTCCCGTCTGGGTCCCCAAACCGTTGGGGAGTTGCGCTCAGTCCCAGGCGTGGTCCCGTTTCTAGGGAGAGGATACGCCGGTACTGGGGGCTGCCGAGCGTGTGTACTTCGTCTGCGATGAGAAACAGGTGATCCCCTGAGTGGATCTGGGAGAGGAATTCACTCTTGGATGCTGTCTGGGCAGTAGCCAGTACCACCCTCGGTCGTGTGCTCGGCGTAGGCCGGGTCCACAGCCGCAGAAGCCCCTCGCTCCTCCACCGGCTATCTCCTGCCCCACACCGAAGGACGGTCGAGGCAGAAGGGCCGAGCACACGCCGAATTTCGCGGCCCCACTGTTCTAGGAGGATCTGGCTAGGCACCACAACTAGGGGAATCTCTCCCCTGTCAAGAGCGTCACGCATGGCCGCAATCGCCGTGATGGTCTTGCCGCTGCCTGTCGCGTGCTCTAGTATACCCCGTCTCCCACGCTCGGTCCACGCCTGTAGTGCCTCAAGCTGATGAGGTCGTAACATCTGACCCCCTACGCTCACGTCGAAACGAAGCCGAGCCTTCCGATACGTTTCGGCCTCCTCCACGATTTCGTCCACTAGTTCCGGCCATCGTTCCGTTTCGGCTACAGTAACCAAGAAGGATCTCACTGCGTCGGGGAATGGGACCACTTTGACGGTCGGGTACTTGTCTGACCACAAGCTCTCAAAGTAAGAGATTTCCGCCGCGACCCGCGATCTTTCCCGCTCACCAGCCCAACTCACGTACACATCGACCGACTCTAGGTTGCCATCGTTAGCCAACCCTAGCCAAGACTCATTCATCGAACCCCTAAAGACGACTGAGTTTCCGAAAGTATCCTTGAAGATCCCGACCTTGTCGTGAAAGAACCGGCCAAGACGCGCTTCGGCCGATTCGCCTAGAAAGGCAATCCGAACGTCCAAGACTCCCATGGCGACCAGGGTCGCTAGGACACGTGTAGGCTTGTTAAGTCGGGGAAGATCTAGCAGTTGGTGAATCTGTTGTAAGACGCGGGCAACGTCCTCTTCAGATCGAGCATGGTAGCCATATTGTATGGCCGAGGCATCCTCCGGGCTGAGCGACGGTGAAGTCACGACCCTCATCCGCCCGCCGCGGCCAACAAACGCCTTCAAAGCGGGCCAAGCTATAATGTACACGGTGCTGCTGAAGAAGCCTACTGCTCTGTCATA includes these proteins:
- a CDS encoding DEAD/DEAH box helicase family protein; this translates as MPGLSELELRHAYHKGADDIARDFYLPCMERAVAYDRAVGFFSSTVYIIAWPALKAFVGRGGRMRVVTSPSLSPEDASAIQYGYHARSEEDVARVLQQIHQLLDLPRLNKPTRVLATLVAMGVLDVRIAFLGESAEARLGRFFHDKVGIFKDTFGNSVVFRGSMNESWLGLANDGNLESVDVYVSWAGERERSRVAAEISYFESLWSDKYPTVKVVPFPDAVRSFLVTVAETERWPELVDEIVEEAETYRKARLRFDVSVGGQMLRPHQLEALQAWTERGRRGILEHATGSGKTITAIAAMRDALDRGEIPLVVVPSQILLEQWGREIRRVLGPSASTVLRCGAGDSRWRSEGLLRLWTRPTPSTRPRVVLATAQTASKSEFLSQIHSGDHLFLIADEVHTLGSPQYRRILSLETGPRLGLSATPQRFGDPDGTKVLMDYFGGMVPPPYTLRDGIRDGILTPYWYWPHPVYLSEDEQIRWEELSEQVRHLYAKIQAESVVERAGPLE